The Terriglobales bacterium region CTTCAGCGTGGATTCGTTCTCCACCTGGCAGCTTGCGCCCTCGTTGACCTGCCCCTTTCCGCCCTGCATCAACGAGCCGGTGCGGCCGTTGGCGGGGGTGGGCGCCATCAACGTGTTCGACAGCGCGGCCTCCAGCGTCTATCACGGCCTGACCGTCTCGGCGCGGCGGCGCATGACCGACGGCCTCTACTTCCGCGTGGCCTACACCTTCGGCCAGGCCCTGGATGACAACCAGGACGCGCTGCTGGTGGGCCCGGTGAGCGTGCAAAACTCCTTCGCTACGCGCCTGGAGCGTGGCCGCAGCGTCACCGACCAGCGGCATCGGCTGGCCGTCTCGTGGATCTACGAGTTCAAGCATTTCGGCGCGGACCAGCCCACACTGCGCGCCCTGTTCAACGACTGGCGCATCTCAGGCGTGTTCACCCGCGGCAGCGGACGCCCGGTGAACGCCCGCATCTCTGGCGACGCCAACGGCGACAACAATTTCTCGAACGACCGCCTGCCGGGCTTTCGGCGCAACGCCTTCACCGGTCCCGACTACGCCACCATGGACGCGCGCCTGGCGCGGCGCCTGTTCGCCGCCCGCAGGGTGAAGCTCGACCTGATGGTCGAGACCTTCAACGTGTTCAACCGCAACAACAAGCGGGTGAACATCGGCGACGACGGCTTCGCCGATACGGCGGCCAATTTCATCCCCATCACCGCCACCGCCGGGGGCGCCATCTTCCCCGCCTTCTACCAGCGGCTCTCCAGTTTCCTGCGGCCCGTTCGTTCGTACTCGCCGCGGCAGATCCAGTTCGCCATCAAGGCGGTGTTCTGATGGGTTGGGCCTCTTATTCGGTTTCGGCTTTATCTTTCGGCGCAGTGCAGTTGACGAATCTCACCGGGGCTGCGATAACTGAAACATCCTTTCGGGATAAGCAGGGAGGTGTGTTTCGATTGGCTGAAGTGAGATTGCAGGAGGGCGAATCGCTGGAGAATGCCCTCCGCCGCTTCAAACGCAAAGTCCAGACTGAGGACATCATCAAGGAAGTCAAGCGACATTCCTACTATCTGAAGCCTGGGGAGAAACGGCGTTTGAAGGAAGCTCTGGCGCGCAAGCGGAATCGCAAGAAGGCGCGCAAGGAGCAGGACTAGCGGAGTCAACCGGGCCGTCGCGACCGTTGCGGCGGCCTGTTGCTTTAGGAATTCCATTGCGCCGGAAAGAAGCGCAGGTGCAAGGCCCTGCGAACTCGTTCCGACCGCCGCGCGCCATGCGTTGAGTTAGGGCGCTCGAACCGGTGGGGACGCCGGCGCAGGGAGACTCGGTAGTAGGGGGATCTCTCCATGGAATTCCGGGACAAGCTTTTGCAGTGCGTCGAGTGCGGCGGTGAGTTCGTGTTCACGGCCGGCGAACAGTTGTTCTTCCACGACAAGCAGTTCAAGAACGAACCCAAGCGGTGCAAACCCTGCAAGCTGAAGCGGATCTCGTCCCTGGGCGGGAACGGGAACGGGACGCGTCCGCCCAAGGTGGAAACCCAGGCGGTGTGCTCGCAGTGCGGCAAGGACACCACCGTGCCCTTCCGGCCCACCCAGGGACGCCCGGTCTACTGCCGGGAGTGCTTCCAGGCGCGCAAGACCACGGCGAGCGCGGTGGCGTAGATTCCTGCGCCGCTAGCGGGCGCGGCGAACCTGGCGGGGGTGCGGGGCGGGGACGGCGACCGGTCCCTTGGCGTGGGCGCCTTTGCCGTCTTCGTGGTGGATGAGCAGAGCCTCGATCTGGCGGACCAGGTCCTGCGCGTTGGCCCGCACCAGGACGGACTGCGCGCCGATGCGCGAAGGGCCGGTTTCGGCCAGTTCGGTGAGCACGGCGGTAGCCGGATTGTAGGGCTGGCGCTGGGCGGCGAGGATGAGGTCGCTGCCGGCGCTCTCACTCTCCATGGCCATGGCGGTAATCACCATGTGGAAGGGGCCGGAGTCGAGCTTGGCGATGGCTTCGCGCGCCGAGGAGGCGGTTTCCACCTCGAATCCGTGCATCTCCAGCAGCTTGCGCAAGGCAAGCTGCACGGCCAGATCGGCATCGGCCAGCAGGATGCGACGCTTCATACGCCTCCGAAGCTCGCCGCTATAATACTCCGAAGTGTCCACCTTCCACGTACAGAATTTTGGCTGCCGGGCTACCCAGGCGGACGGCGCCGCCCTGGAGCGGCGGCTCCTGGAGCGCGGATTCCGCCCGGCCGATGAAGCGCAGGAAGCGGAAATCGTCATCCTGAACACCTGCACGGTGACCGCGGCCGCCGACCAGGATGCGCGCAGCGCCATCCGGCGCATCCACCGCCAGAACCCGCAGTGCCGCATCCTGGTGACCGGCTGCTACGCGCAGCGCGCGCCGGACGAAGTGGCCGCACTGCCCGGAGTCCGCTGGGTGGTGGGCAATTCGCACAAGCAGGAAGTGGCGGGAATCGTGGCGGCCGACCGGGGTAGCTTCGTGCCGCTGGAAAAGCTGAGAGCGCCGCAGATCCACGTGGGCGACATCTTCGCCCACACCGAACTTCTGGCTGCGCCGGTGTTCGAGGCCAGAACGCATTCGGAGAGGACGCGGCCCAACCTGAAGGTGCAGGATGGCTGCGACAATCGCTGCTCGTTCTGCGTGATCCCGGCGGTGCGCGGGCAAAGCCGGTCGCTGCGCAGAGATGATGTGCTGAAGGAAGTGCGGGCGCTGGTCGAGGCCGGATATCGCGAAGTGGTGATCTCGGGAATCAACCTGGGGCGCTGGGGGCGCGACCTTGATCGGCCGCAACGATTTGAAGACCCGCCGCAACGATTCGAAGACCTGGTAGAAGCGATTCTCGAGCGGACGACGCTGGAGCGGCTGCGGCTGAGCTCGGTCGAGCCCATGGACTGGACCGAGCGG contains the following coding sequences:
- the rpsU gene encoding 30S ribosomal protein S21; this translates as MRLQEGESLENALRRFKRKVQTEDIIKEVKRHSYYLKPGEKRRLKEALARKRNRKKARKEQD
- a CDS encoding zinc-ribbon domain containing protein, coding for MEFRDKLLQCVECGGEFVFTAGEQLFFHDKQFKNEPKRCKPCKLKRISSLGGNGNGTRPPKVETQAVCSQCGKDTTVPFRPTQGRPVYCRECFQARKTTASAVA
- a CDS encoding response regulator gives rise to the protein MKRRILLADADLAVQLALRKLLEMHGFEVETASSAREAIAKLDSGPFHMVITAMAMESESAGSDLILAAQRQPYNPATAVLTELAETGPSRIGAQSVLVRANAQDLVRQIEALLIHHEDGKGAHAKGPVAVPAPHPRQVRRAR
- the mtaB gene encoding tRNA (N(6)-L-threonylcarbamoyladenosine(37)-C(2))-methylthiotransferase MtaB, producing the protein MSTFHVQNFGCRATQADGAALERRLLERGFRPADEAQEAEIVILNTCTVTAAADQDARSAIRRIHRQNPQCRILVTGCYAQRAPDEVAALPGVRWVVGNSHKQEVAGIVAADRGSFVPLEKLRAPQIHVGDIFAHTELLAAPVFEARTHSERTRPNLKVQDGCDNRCSFCVIPAVRGQSRSLRRDDVLKEVRALVEAGYREVVISGINLGRWGRDLDRPQRFEDPPQRFEDLVEAILERTTLERLRLSSVEPMDWTERLIGLVARENRIAKHAHVPLQSGSDRVLRRMHRRYRPWHYAERIHKIRERMPLAAIGADVMVGFPGETEAEFEENRAFIASLPFTYLHVFTYSARPGTPAATLPNQVRSEVARERNRVLRELAAEKNLAFRRQMVGRTIPAITLSVQNGDSTEALTDNYLKLRLAGKHAANRWLDVRVDGVTADGVEGLVIED